From a region of the Trichoderma atroviride chromosome 6, complete sequence genome:
- a CDS encoding uncharacterized protein (EggNog:ENOG41), which translates to MATPEQSENDSADGKFSHLRSTKSSHRLNQIEKIRAHGVGDLIALPQLVVCGDQSAGKSSVLEGITGIPFPRQEGLCTRFPTEIILRHTESEAVTITASIRPHVSRAPEVQQALAAYRKEVADMSELPDIIQDVSRLMKIRGYSDNNDGYAFAPDALRIEVTGPIGIHLSVVDLPGLISVANEEQTEEDVQAVHNMVNGYLKNSRTIILAVLQAGNDMANQPIIRLARTHDTLGQRTVGIITKPDLINQGAEAKLARVAKNEDNIRLKLGFFLVKNPSPSELKEGLTMKERSSLELRFFSSSPWAEQNLDMSRIGAEKLRVFLQDLLDTHIERELPKVRDEIKKLLTMREAELRSLGDARPTADLIRSFLTSLSMRFYELLQAALEGHYHSIDAEFFSKTEDSRLRANVQKLNTSFSSYMRDSGQKRKVKTDIESDVSETVSENETPGSDVTDNHERASEEGQILVSNAEMMQWVKQIYIRTRGRELPGNYNAALLAELFREQSIQWPDISESHLHDILKTVAQWIQIALERLIPDDSMRDQVHTILKDWLENAETNALGELGKLIEDEQRTPLTYNHYYTDNVQKARVDIEKKAMEKDLRAVLQNHGYNLRDGSFGVHREKVIAAIGSNVTVDMDKQACNNAIIELRSYYKVAMKTFVDNVARQVIERHIMALLPSAFCPNFVSQLSDEDLVQIGSESEKQIARRAKLTAEAQGLKKSLRDLQKPV; encoded by the exons ATGGCAACACCCGAACAGAGCGAAAATGACTCTGCGGATGGCAAGTTCAGCCATCTGCGAAGCACCAAATCCAGTCATCGTTTGAACCAAATCGAAAAAATCAGGGCTCACGGTGTCGGTGATTTGATAGCTTTGCCGCAGCTGGTCGTATGCGGAGATCAGTCGGCCGGGAAGAGCTCAGTCTTGGAGGGCATAACTGGCATACCATTTCCTCGACAGGAGGGACTTTGTACGAGGTTCCCCACGGAAATCATTCTTCGCCATACAGAATCCGAGGCTGTCACCATTACCGCCAGTATCAGGCCTCATGTTTCACGGGCGCCAGAGGTTCAGCAGGCACTTGCTGCTTACCGCAAGGAAGTTGCCGATATGTCAGAGCTTCCTGATATTATCCAAGATGTCTCACGCTTAATGAAGATTCGCGGGTATTCGGATAACAACGACGGATATGCTTTCGCACCTGATGCCCTTCGTATAGAGGTGACCGGCCCTATTGGGATTCATCTCAGCGTTGTGGACTTGCCAGGACTCATATCCGTGGCAAACGAGGAACAaactgaagaagatgtgcAGGCCGTTCATAACATGGTTAACGGTTATCTTAAGAATTCAAGAACAATAATTCTTGCTGTTCTACAGGCCGGGAACGATATGGCGAATCAGCCCATTATTAGGCTGGCCAGGACCCATGATACTTTGGGTCAACGGACTGTGGGAATCATTACGAAACCTGATTTGATCAATCAAGGTGCGGAAGCCAAACTCGCACGCGTGGCCAAAAATGAAGACAACATCAGACTAAAACTGGGATTTTTTCTCGTGAAGAATCCCAGCCCTTCAGAGCTTAAAGAAGGCTTGACTATGAAGGAGCGCTCCAGTCTTGAGCTACGATTCTTTTCAAGCTCTCCATGGGCTGAGCAAAATCTTGATATGAGCAGAATAGGAGCAGAGAAGCTTCGAGTATTTCTTCAAGACCTTCTTGACACTCATATCGAGAGGGAATTGCCCAAAGTCCGAGATGAGATCAAGAAGTTGTTGACCATGAGGGAAGCTGAGCTAAGATCCTTGGGTGATGCTCGGCCTACGGCTGATCTAATCAGGAGTTTCCTTACAAGTCTAAGTATGAGGTTTTACGAACTTTTGCAGGCGGCTCTTGAAGGTCATTATCATAGTATTGATGCTGAATTCTTTTCTAAAACTGAAGACTCAAGATTGCGAGCCAATGTGCAGAAATTGAACACTTCATTCTCAAGTTACATGCGAGATTCCGGCCAAAAGCGAAAAGTAAAGACTGATATTGAATCTGATGTTTCGGAGACTGTATCTGAAAATGAGACACCTGGGTCTGATGTCACAGACAATCACGAACGGGCGAGCGAAGAAGGCCAGATCCTGGTAAGCAACGCGGAGATGATGCAGTGGGTAAAACAG ATTTATATACGCACCAGAGGGAGAGAGCTGCCCGGGAATTATAATGCGGCGCTTTTAGCTGAACTATTCCGAGAGCAGTCGATTCAGTGGCCTGATATTTCTGAATCCCATCTTCACGATATTTTGAAGACTGTGGCTCAATGGATTCAGATTGCATTGGAACGGCTAATTCCCGATGACAGCATGCGTGACCAAGTTCATACGATATTAAAAGACTGGCTGGAGAATGCAGAAACGAATGCATTGGGAGAGCTAGGAAAATTGATTGAAGACGAGCAACGCACCCCCTTGACTTACAACCATTATTATACAGACAACGTCCAGAAAGCTCGAGTGGACATTGAGAAGAAAGCTATGGAGAAAGATCTACGTGCAGTGTTGCAGAATCACGGATATAATTTAAGAGACGGCAGCTTCGGTGTTCATAGAGAGAAAGTTATTGCTGCAATTGGGTCTAATGTCACGGTGGACATGGATAAACAGGCGTGCAATAACGCTATTATAGAGCTTCGTTCGTACTACAAG GTCGCAATGAAGACGTTTGTTGATAACGTCGCTCGGCAGGTCATCGAGCGCCACATCATGGCGCTACTCCCAAGTGCTTTCTGTCCGAATTTCGTATCTCAGCTTTCAGATGAAGACTTGGTCCAAATCGGCTCTGAGTCGGAAAAACAAATTGCGAGACGGGCAAAGTTGACTGCGGAGGCTCAAGGCTTGAAGAAAAGTCTGAGAGATTTGCAGAAGCCAGTTTGA
- a CDS encoding uncharacterized protein (SECRETED:SignalP(1-33)), which produces MASTHIMLTRTMAAGIVAQGVLVAGANLSPVDTFYPPGLNSTSYITSSGLGTYGGIYTAPANEASQGSPYGVYDYCSMPHPRVNGYELPSDRHAKLVYLEYMQRHQRRTMYNLAPGGENQPFDCSTFEAYLYGSQVHGANGVQAFASVYTDPSNPFVDALPYINSTCFFPQLTTGGFLDGIQHGKDLWALYGDKLGLIPKTPNDKVWLRSSSASLTQQSAGGVLRGLWPHYSGSAPLHQQAGVDTVNSGYPCNARGSVLSSIQATDDWNEHLSVTAELRQSLGDILGATSSAWQSTFDHFSDNFQARLCNGYELPCSFTDASKCVSQEQAEEVFRAGDWEWNHYWRNNSLVTKYIQVTEGLFIGEIVRRLQAVSGKTQKYVYAHTFIHDGDIGPILGALGIDQLRWPAMASNIAIEVWETTAQQKKAYYARVLYSGHTLRSIHGNMDWIPLNQLIDILQVYVPEDIVALCNS; this is translated from the exons ATGGCTTCGACTCACATCATGCTGACTCGTACAATGGCAGCCGGCATCGTAGCCCAGGGCGTCTTGGTTGCCGGGGCGAATCTTTCACCCGTCGATACCTTTTACCCTCCCGGACTCAACAGCACTTCGTACATCACCAGCAGTGGACTGGGCACGTATGGAGGCATCTACACAGCTCCAGCTAATGAGGCCTCTCAGGGCTCGCCATATGGCGTGTACGACTATTGCTCCATGCCGCACCCACGCGTGAACGGCTATGAGTTGCCCAGTGATCGTCATGCCAAGCTGGTGTACTTGGAGTATATGCAGAGGCATCAGAGGCGTACCATGTACAACCTGGCCCCAGGTGGAGAG AATCAACCATTTGATTGCTCAACCTTTGAGGCCTACTTGTACGGCAGCCAAGTCCACGGTGCCAATGGCGTCCAAGCTTTCGCAAGCGTGTACACCGACCCCAGCAACCCATTTGTGGATGCTCTGCCGTACATCAACTCGACTTGCTTTTTCCCTCAGTTGACCACTGGCGGCTTTCTCGACGGCATCCAGCACGGCAAAGATCTCTGGGCTCTGTATGGCGACAAGCTTGGCCTCATTCCAAAGACCCCCAACGACAAAGTCTGGCTACGTTCCAGCTCTGCTTCTCTTACCCAGCAGAGCGCGGGAGGTGTATTGCGCGGTCTCTGGCCTCATTACTCTGGCTCTGCGCCTCTTCACCAGCAGGCAGGCGTTGATACTGTCAACAGCGGATATCCCTGCAATGCGAGAGGCTCTGTTCTCTCATCAATTCAGGCTACCGATGATTGGAACGAGCATCTCAGCGTCACAGCCGAGCTGAGACAGTCTCTGGGAGATATCCTCGgcgccaccagcagcgcctggcAGAGCACATTCGACCACTTTTCCGATAACTTCCAGGCCCGCCTCTGCAACGGATATGAGCTCCCATGCAGCTTTACCGACGCGTCCAAGTGTGTTTCTCAAGAACAAGCCGAAGAAGTTTTCCGTGCAGGCGACTGGGAGTGGAACCACTACTGGCGCAACAACAGCCTGGTAACAAAGTACATTCAAGTTACCGAAGGCCTCTTCATTGGCGAGATTGTTCGTCGTCTGCAGGCTGTTTCGGGCAAGACGCAGAAATACGTCTACGCGCACACATTCATCCACGACGGCGATATTGGTCCCATTCTGGGGGCTCTCGGAATCGACCAGCTGAGGTGGCCGGCCATGGCGTCCAACATTGCAATTGAAGTTTGGGAGACGACCGCCCAACAGAAGAAGGCTTACTATGCTCGTGTGCTCTACTCGGGACACACTCTGCGCAGTATTCATGGCAACATGGACTGGATTCCGCTGAACCAGTTGATTGACATTCTTCAAGTCTATGTGCCAGAGGATATTGTGGCGCTTTGCAATTCGTAG
- a CDS encoding uncharacterized protein (EggNog:ENOG41~SECRETED:SignalP(1-16)), translating into MMLFFAAASFAALATALPAGVQVQPWTPAEEHDSRGPCPMLNTLANHGYLPHNGRNLTATLIENAFTNFLNVEAGFAAAVKDFTQAWGHDVFNLHDLNAPDILQHIASLTRDDYTSQNPHIRPNLHRIESLFDDSPSLHIDIDSIAKSRLRVQAESHPNMLSKARFDAALFEAAMVLVMMTDNVPDATSNPPLSAYEAPKDRLRTWFEQERFPVELGWQPSKRAIKLADLNPAIQAITESMQRQEKERSKSRIAAKVDTE; encoded by the exons atgatgctcttcttcgccgccgcctcgtTTGCTGCCCTTGCTACGGCATTGCCTGCCGGTGTTCAAGTCCAACCATGGACGCCGGCTGAGGAGCACGATTCACGCGGACCGTGTCCAATGCTAAACACTCTAGCAAACCACGGCTATTT GCCTCACAACGGCCGCAATCTTACGGCTACATTGATTGAAAACGCCTTTACCAACTTCCTCAATGTCGAGGCAGGATTTGCAGCCGCCGTCAAGGACTTTACCCAGGCTTGGGGCCACGACGTGTTCAATCTTCATGATCTAAATGCGCCAGACATCTTACAACACATCGCCTCTCTCACCCGCGATGACTACACGTCGCAGAATCCACACATCAGGCCAAACCTGCATCGAATTGAGAGCCTCTTCGACGACAGTCCCTCATTGCATATCGACATCGACTCCATCGCAAAGTCTCGGCTGCGTGTCCAGGCAGAGTCGCATCCCAACATGCTTTCCAAGGCTAGATTCGACGCGGCCCTCTTTGAGGCCGCAATGGTactggtgatgatgacggaCAACGTTCCCGACGCGACGAGCAACCCTCCTCTGTCTGCGTACGAAGCCCCCAAAGACCGTTTGCGAACTTGGTTTGAGCAGGAGAGGTTCCCTGTTGAGCTTGGATGGCAGCCATCGAAGAGGGCCATCAAGCTGGCGGATTTGAATCCGGCAATCCAGGCAATTACTGAGTCGATGCAGCGACAGGAAAAGGAGCGTTCAAAGTCTCGCATCGCGGCGAAGGTAGATACCGAGTGA
- a CDS encoding uncharacterized protein (EggNog:ENOG41), with amino-acid sequence MMIPLSVTVHHSLTSYQQYIKHITSLISLIMPFLTGPNGEQVVPIRINGVSEPLDATRLIPVESNGQDKIVHYAQSATPEIAIKAVEASHQAFLKWKNTSYVERRDLLLRAADVIESWVDRFAQLQAEETSSSLAWGRANTFILTRIIREIATSIAAATTGEIPPLELPGALALVYKEPVGTVLTITPWNAGMILCGRSLAAPVAAGCSVVLKASEMCPQTHHTIVEAFEEAGMPKGLINVVQASREDGPATTEALIAHRAVRKVAFTGSAAVGRIIGQTASKYLKPVLMELGGKAPAIVLKDADVKLAADKIVYGAFLHHGQICMSTDRIVVVQELADELIQEMKVAIKAQFPDGAGYAGSKRLAKRAHDLLQKAHAAGARFVIGDGSLNVDGSSLTPTIITDIKPTDEIFHEEIFSPAAILTIVKDEAEAVLFANDTLHGLNASVHSRDILAAIRVAKQIEAGQVHIGNITEFDEPSVPFGGTKDSGWGRNNGKYALNEFLMEKTITILDPAADAHFGK; translated from the coding sequence ATGATGATTCCATTATCTGTGACAGTTCATCATTCATTGACTTCTTATCAACAATATATCAAACACATAACATCTTTGATATCACTCATCATGCCTTTTCTCACAGGCCCAAACGGCGAGCAAGTCGTCCCAATCAGAATCAACGGAGTCTCTGAGCCTCTGGACGCAACTCGTTTAATTCCAGTCGAGTCCAATGGTCAAGACAAGATCGTTCACTACGCTCAAAGCGCAACTCCCGAGATAGCCATCAAGGCTGTCGAAGCATCTCATCAAGCGTTTCTGAAGTGGAAGAACACTTCCTATGTTGAACGTCGGGACTTGCTCCTTCGAGCGGCCGATGTGATTGAATCCTGGGTGGACCGTTTTGCTCAACTTCAAGCAGAGGAGACGTCGAGCTCTCTGGCCTGGGGCCGAGCAAACACATTCATCTTGACAAGAATCATCCGGGAAATAGCAACTAGCATCGCGGCTGCCACGACAGGCGAGATTCCGCCCTTGGAACTGCCTGGAGCACTGGCATTGGTGTACAAAGAACCAGTCGGCACGGTTCTCACAATCACCCCGTGGAACGCCGGCATGATCCTTTGCGGGCGGTCGCTGGCAGCTCccgttgctgctggttgCTCTGTCGTGCTAAAGGCGTCGGAGATGTGCCCGCAAACACACCATACCATCGTCGAGGCATTTGAGGAGGCCGGTATGCCCAAGGGCCTCATCAACGTAGTTCAAGCCTCGCGTGAAGACGGACCTGCGACGACCGAAGCTTTGATTGCCCATCGAGCGGTCCGCAAGGTTGCATTCACCGGCAGTGCTGCTGTGGGAAGAATCATAGGCCAAACGGCGTCCAAGTACTTGAAGCCTGTGTTGATGGAACTAGGAGGAAAGGCCCCAGCCATCGTTCTCAAAGATGCCGACGTCAAGCTCGCTGCGGATAAGATCGTTTATGGTGCTTTTCTGCACCATGGACAGATTTGCATGTCCACCGATCGCATTGTCGTGGTTCAAGAGCTTGCAGATGAGCTCATTCAGGAGATGAAGGTTGCTATCAAGGCACAGTTCCCTGACGGCGCAGGCTATGCCGGCAGCAAGAGGTTGGCTAAGAGAGCTCATGATCTCTTGCAAAAGGCTCACGCCGCAGGAGCTCGCTTCGTTATTGGCGATGGAAGTCTCAATGTAGATGGGTCTAGCTTGACACCGACTATCATCACAGATATAAAGCCCACGGACGAAATCTTCCACGAGGAGATTTTCTCCCCTGCTGCAATCCTCACCATTGTcaaagacgaggctgaggctgtaCTCTTTGCTAATGACACACTACACGGTCTGAACGCTTCGGTGCATAGTCGCGATATCCTTGCAGCGATCCGAGTCGCCAAGCAGATCGAGGCCGGGCAAGTTCATATTGGAAACATCACAGAGTTTGACGAGCCGAGTGTTCCGTTTGGCGGAACCAAGGACAGCGGCTGGGGAAGAAACAATGGCAAATATGCCTTGAATGAGTTtttgatggagaagacgattACGATCCTCGATCCAGCTGCGGATGCTCATTTTGGAAAATAG
- a CDS encoding uncharacterized protein (EggNog:ENOG41), whose protein sequence is MTPFGEMSPFADMNLGTNMARSGFIPIDTNFPSIWDTELDTEEGFEAHLASHAYMSVYEDQTCSICHYGPGRPLRRRNVLPESRPAELLASDVRQHIQAESKSRLRDAVENGVPLDALYFTDDCYPAWDSIYEMNPGRNHHARVQRRLLNREAAALVDPVIMKRLVNVANGKLEEARLLGIALRDITIGRELVPEWDPQVVDEAVPYSPEPVEDHWEDSVARNMETLGADFVMDNITWTDSVDNAPAPDRQEPVATSASDSSSGDNNNSDEDNGDGNNQHGEPIDDRYAMLSGGDPTPLPFGYQSIAETDDEAPHILHDILIHGGASAVYHVSMEV, encoded by the coding sequence ATGACTCCTTTCGGTGAAATGAGTCCTTTCGCAGACATGAATCTTGGCACAAACATGGCTCGCTCCGGGTTCATACCTATTGACACAAACTTTCCTTCCATCTGGGACACGGAACTTGACACAGAAGAGGGTTTTGAAGCACACCTGGCTTCTCACGCATACATGTCTGTTTACGAAGACCAGACTTGTTCCATCTGTCACTACGGCCCGGGTAGACCCTTACGGCGTAGAAACGTTCTACCTGAGTCCAGGCCCGCGGAGCTTTTGGCCTCGGATGTCCGCCAGCATATCCAAGCTGAGTCCAAGTCTCGCCTGAGAGATGCAGTCGAGAACGGTGTCCCCTTGGATGCTTTATACTTTACGGATGATTGTTACCCAGCCTGGGACAGCATTTACGAGATGAACCCCGGACGCAATCATCATGCTCGAGTCCAAAGAAGGCTGCTCAATCGCGAGGCCGCAGCCCTCGTTGACCCCGTAATCATGAAGAGGCTTGTAAATGTGGCCAATGGAAAGCTTGAAGAGGCACGACTACTTGGCATTGCCCTCAGAGATATTACGATTGGCAGGGAGCTTGTGCCTGAGTGGGATCCACAGGTAGTCGATGAGGCGGTCCCCTACAGCCCTGAGCCTGTTGAGGATCACTGGGAGGATTCGGTTGCGCGAAACATGGAGACTCTCGGAGCCGATTTCGTCATGGATAACATCACATGGACGGATTCGGTAGACAACGCTCCTGCTCCGGACAGGCAGGAACCAGTCGCCACCTCTGCTAGCGACTCATCTTCTGGCGATAATAACAACAGCGATGAAGACAACGGCGATGGCAACAACCAACATGGAGAGCCCATTGACGACCGCTATGCCATGTTATCTGGTGGCGATCCCACGCCTCTGCCCTTTGGCTACCAGAGCATTGCGGAgaccgacgacgaggctccGCATATCCTTCACGATATTCTTATTCACGGTGGCGCCAGTGCCGTCTATCATGTTAGTATGGAGGTCTAG
- a CDS encoding uncharacterized protein (EggNog:ENOG41~TransMembrane:2 (i207-224o230-250i)): protein MTTKDSMESLALKWSCSACRLSKRRCDKVYPECTLCAQKNLTCNYPGRRRRGKAKNHAKALSPPRKPVIYQASITIEKEKEKPYQTSFNCPNSSFVAERFLDPVVFSRAQLSVDNVDVAVTDEIAQLVGGVLDIQAVSDRFFKSVYMWMPIISKPRFSSTLLSRLTYKKAELYLLVLSMKLCSTRRKPLNTALYEAVKLFHFKLQSSGVLSVLVLQAAVLIALYELGQAIYPAAFLSIGSCARYAVALGIDKSILSTSTPGSQWIEEEERRRVWWAILVLDRYLNLCDPQRHLMTPDAGLDSYLPVNDEAWDKGELDPDYIYTLATANSYHLGLFARFSQAAHLLSQVLRSISEKRSSETSQLRRTIYALVNVSNIEASMRRLEYCSQSAVCYSGIIALDDSFCDQQPQSSGARLSAESTLISEATLHMISIFKEEEVAEEICDVASPFLVHLVYKVASMQLRIAHQSPAAAVLEDVKLLKRALNFIGNRWHCAYAYLSLLEKQEILLVVQ, encoded by the exons ATGACCACCAAAGACAGCATGGAGAGCTTGGCGTTGAAGTGGTCGTGCTCAGCATGCCGCCTCTCAAAACGCCGCTGCGATAAAGTATACCCCGAGTGTACACTATGCGCCCA GAAAAATCTTACCTGTAACTACCCAGGCCGTCGGAGGCGAGGAAAGGCCAAGAACCATGCCAAGGCATTATCTCCACCAAGAAAACCCGTCATCTACCAGGCTTCAATTACAattgagaaggagaaagaaaagccatATCAGACATCATTCAATTGTCCCAATTCCAGCTTCGTTGCCGAGCGCTTTCTAGATCCCGTTGTCTTTTCCCGGGCGCAGTTGTCAGTAGACAATGTGGATGTGGCAGTAACAGATGAAATAGCTCAGCTGGTTGGTGGCGTATTGGACATTCAAGCCGTTTCCGATCGGTTCTTCAAGTCTGTTTACATGTGGATGCCGATTATCTCAAAGCCTCGATTTTCCAGCACGCTCCTGAGTCGATTGACTTATAAGAAGGCCGAGTTATATTTGCTGGTGCTGTCCATGAAGCTCTGCTCCACACGCCGGAAACCGTTGAACACCGCTTTATACGAGGCGGTGAAGCTATTTCACTTTAAGCTGCAGAGTTCCGGGGTGTTGTCTGTCCTGGTCCTGCAGGCCGCCGTCCTCATTGCACTCTACGAACTAGGACAGGCAATCTACCCTGCGGCCTTTCTGTCCATCGGATCATGTGCTCGCTACGCAGTAGCACTGGGAATTGACAAATCTATTCTTTCTACAAGTACCCCAGGCTCTCAGTGgatcgaagaagaggaacgtCGCAGAGTTTGGTGGGCCATCTTGGTTCTTGATAG ATACCTCAACTTATGTGATCCCCAGCGGCACTTGATGACGCCGGATGCTGGTCTGGACAGCTATTTGCCTGTAAATGATGAGGCATGGGACAAGGGG GAACTTGACCCTGATTATATATACACTCTGGCAACAGCTAATAGCTATCACCTGGGGCTGTTTGCACGATTCTCTCAAGCAGCCCATCTGCTCAGCCAGGTTCTACGCTCTATATCTGAAAAGCGATCAAGCGAAACTTCTCAATTGCGGCGCACCATATATGCGCTTGTTAACGTTTCCAACATTGAGGCATCAATGAGAAGACTGGAATACTGCAGCCAGTCAGCGGTATGCTACAG TGGTATTATCGCGCTTGACGACTCGTTCTGTGATCAACAGCCGCAGAGCTCAGGCGCACGTCTTTCTGCAGAAAGCACTCTTATTTCAGAAGCAACCCTTCATATGATTTCAATtttcaaggaagaagaagttgcaGAGGAAATATGTGACGTCGCCAGCCCTTTTCTGGTGCACTTGGTGTATAAAGTGGCCTCGATGCAATTGAGAATCGCACATCAGTCTCCAGCGGCTGCAGTCTTGGAAGATGTCAAGCTTCTAAAGCGCGCATTGAACTTTATTGGAAACCGATGGCATTGCGCTT ATGCATATCTCTCGCtcttggagaagcaggagattCTCTTGGTTGTGCAGTAG
- a CDS encoding uncharacterized protein (EggNog:ENOG41): MGEQAVIQGPSQLSPLEWIMPCSYISQILCFSSSNPRISDVLRNGLAGTLKDIPYLASRIVARAHPKGSVALSSPCDSLSDLFRVNTYADVDYDALKSGAFRPSLFDDRSWFSADLGPGTSPSPVFRAVLTLVKGGCLLAVSLHHQTADVTAYGSLLKIWASHCRTGSSEDIGFNQSWLDRTAIVRSSHNAPADTPLLLHREESAPSSQPPEPAKLETQYLKFSGEYLKRLKAEVNRHLPDGTAWVSTSDVLTALLWGYIIHSEFADDDNTTADGKLFMRIAVNSRSRYDPPLPKEYLGSSFGVTLVTAKKADLVAIGSSTEQKTFTSEIANVAAAVRQSINVINEQAMNRIVNHLAAQDDVSSLKLCEQAADVSIVSWADEGVYELDWGAELGHCEAVRLSSLKGKRYPVVFPRLPNGDLEVLVTFDEALMSKWQKAHGQSPWRA, encoded by the coding sequence ATGGGAGAACAGGCCGTTATACAAGGCCCCAGCCAGCTATCCCCGCTGGAGTGGATTATGCCATGCTCCTACATCAGCCAGATCCTCTGCTTCTCATCGTCCAATCCTCGAATATCCGACGTCCTCCGGAATGGCCTCGCGGGCACATTAAAAGATATCCCCTATCTCGCCTCCAGAATAGTGGCCAGGGCTCATCCCAAGGGATCCGTTGCCTTGAGCTCGCCGTGTGACTCACTGAGTGACTTATTTCGCGTCAATACCTACGCAGATGTTGATTATGATGCTCTCAAGTCTGGCGCCTTTCGACCATCTCTTTTTGATGACCGGAGTTGGTTTTCTGCCGACCTCGGCCCGGGCACGTCCCCCAGTCCAGTCTTTCGCGCAGTCTTGACGCTGGTCAAGGGAGGATGCCTGCTTGCTGTCAGCCTGCATCACCAGACGGCCGATGTCACAGCATACGGCTCGTTGTTGAAGATTTGGGCATCTCATTGCAGGACGGGCTCTTCTGAGGACATTGGTTTTAATCAGAGTTGGTTAGATCGCACGGCGATTGTGAGAAGCTCTCATAATGCTCCTGCTGATACgccgctgcttcttcatAGAGAAGAGAGTGCCCCTTCTAGCCAACCACCAGAACCAGCCAAGTTAGAGACTCAGTATCTCAAATTCTCTGGAGAGTATTTGAAGCGTTTAAAAGCCGAAGTAAACAGGCATTTGCCTGATGGGACTGCATGGGTTTCTACAAGTGACGTACTAACTGCGCTCCTCTGGGGATACATCATTCATTCTGAGTttgcagatgatgataatACCACTGCAGATGGTAAACTATTTATGCGTATAGCTGTTAATTCTCGCAGTCGCTATGATCCACCACTTCCTAAGGAATATCTCGGCTCTTCCTTTGGCGTGACGCTGGTAACCGCAAAGAAAGCCGATCTCGTCGCCATTGGAAGCTCAACCGAACAGAAAACCTTTACATCAGAAATCGCAAATGTTGCAGCAGCTGTACGGCAAAGCATTAATGTTATCAATGAGCAAGCTATGAACCGCATAGTGAACCATTTGGCTGCCCAGGACGACGTCTCGAGTCTCAAGCTATGCGAACAGGCTGCCGATGTTTCCATCGTCTCTTGGGCGGATGAAGGAGTATATGAGCTTGATTGGGGCGCTGAATTGGGACACTGTGAAGCTGTAAGACTGTCATCGTTGAAAGGGAAGCGGTATCCGGTGGTATTTCCTAGACTTCCAAATGGCGATCTTGAGGTTCTTGTTACTTTTGACGAGGCGTTGATGAGTAAATGGCAAAAGGCACATGGGCAGAGTCCATGGAGGGCATAG